From the genome of Saccharomyces eubayanus strain FM1318 chromosome X, whole genome shotgun sequence, one region includes:
- the UBX6 gene encoding Ubx6p, producing MPSINSLFQEGVVHDQSSISEQAVVVYISSGVDDDSWLQQWFRPGNLSSLERENIVWVKLVNNTKECFLFRSIFPSLSAPSISILQNGLLECSIQGNSVSRDLDLWETFVNGLELTVRGQTIKRKLFTKGNEEYQRVKRMIQNDKLERKYVFQNANDPQRTQQRWKQLMVMDNVSYKSQRVFLAQNYCTLQLKLPNGYTISNTFPPQTKLHKVRMWLDYNCYDDGTPYLFHRNVPRVTLTQDDELKSLQELDLLPRSTLILEPLEAHNNYFDDMEQSSILYKVYSGLTSFWAKGPEAGPSSSHLGYQRLGTNVSNRTSYSIQKISSLEIVSDGNDSMAPSAYTTPRMYPSGGTTQVRQNISELNLSSNNSASNTKVRTLGYSSKSSKSNNSNSGSN from the coding sequence ATGCCAAGTATAAATAGCCTCTTCCAAGAAGGTGTGGTCCATGACCAGTCCAGTATTAGTGAGCAGGCTGTAGTTGTCTATATAAGCTCAGGAGTTGATGACGATTCATGGCTTCAACAGTGGTTTAGACCAGGCAACCTCAGCAGCCTGGAACGTGAAAACATAGTGTGGGTGAAGCTGGTAAATAACACCAAAGAGTGCTTTCTCTTCAGGAGTATTTTCCCCTCATTGTCTGCGCCAAGTATAAGTATACTGCAGAACGGCCTACTCGAGTGTTCTATTCAAGGTAATAGTGTCTCCCGGGATCTGGATCTTTGGGAAACATTCGTTAATGGGCTAGAGTTAACCGTTAGAGGacaaacaataaagagGAAGTTATTCACCAAGGGCAATGAAGAGTACCAAAGAGTCAAGAGAATGATTCAGAATGACAAGCTGGAAAGGAAGTACGTATTTCAAAACGCCAATGACCCTCAGAGGACACAACAGAGATGGAAGCAGCTTATGGTCATGGATAATGTTAGCTACAAGAGTCAGAGGGTTTTCCTCGCACAGAATTATTGTACCCTGCAGTTGAAGCTGCCCAATGGCTACACCATATCAAACACTTTTCCTCCTCAAACGAAGCTGCACAAAGTGAGAATGTGGTTGGACTACAATTGCTACGACGATGGTACTCCGTACCTTTTCCACAGGAACGTGCCAAGAGTGACCCTTACGCAAGACGACGAGTTGAAAAGTCTCCAAGAACTAGACCTACTGCCCAGATCGACCCTTATTTTGGAGCCGCTGGAAGCCCATAATAATTACTTTGACGACATGGAACAATCATCTATATTATACAAAGTCTATTCCGGGTTAACTTCGTTTTGGGCAAAAGGACCGGAAGCAGGCCCTTCCTCCTCTCATCTAGGCTACCAGAGATTAGGCACAAACGTCTCGAACAGGACAAGCTACAGCATACAGAAAATATCGAGTTTAGAGATTGTGTCTGACGGAAACGATTCGATGGCCCCTTCAGCGTATACCACTCCAAGAATGTACCCTTCTGGTGGAACTACTCAAGTGCGACAGAACATATCTGAATTAAATCTATCTTCCAATAATTCTGCATCTAACACCAAAGTCCGTACATTAGGCTATTCTAGTAAAAGTAGTAAGAGTAATAATAGCAATAGTGGCAGTAATTGA
- the RTT101 gene encoding cullin RTT101, whose protein sequence is MEFVGTMTDNGPFKNEEYHGSLSGEANSSDNLELYHRFNDERNPKYQAMIAELHDFFRLTLAETINVTDIDGLKYDNIKVTKFRELMPRMLNNCRELTQRKSYIPLDLEISENEEKQKRFQLLHRHQIVLSFQEFCDEMAKSIIEAHVLSFLSKCEYSYDIVSKHWASFYKLFEYVIGALGPIISYVPVNYPMIKKELGFELLTLFQYYDFKLFECIKANFGEEFPILVTASIHHYIHMFPITNIMLENETPMLRIMSNCNFNVEGLSPKSYYLKTLKAYFEEEPNLGPKLETFRNFKVLLTRNALLASLFFPEWVSDANDLFIGHLLLNKYSISQYIEIGKNTYDEQKERYFKTETSFSLLMFRNAFEARNMLKEFKEFCDDVISEKLGAAYGANHDTEKLFDEVVQLANVDHLKIYSDTLEHHLCELLGSTSKAIEHYVKYFESHLFRLVRKIKAKRTELSRDAKKKYLYENIPILRLKFVNLPTFPSFFERSIFRKTILQSDQDSVFVKDILPVYKDCLMELFKQRIITNVSQEDEMLYRDQYQPYLSQFFQPVEVMADLKIKYASFLSFYENIEVAVKFGKKYNEDNYSSFFPLIFDRERIPKIFQQSNDELGKNFILPQEMDSIWNEFLSSFHQDNRLKDSDTSKKELYPMWNLHHCDVESPYTIPQGGYLTFELTLFQTCVLTLFNDSNRLTFQSISEQTKLGNKDLMLILKSFLNYKIVTRDNENTYKINENFQPDLRKVKNGKLRVVLPRNTSMQISSNSTNGRSSSLHHEGSNSQWTQELLKTCITRSVKGEKEGLSYDRLFETVKQQIKGFSVGEFRDALAKLLRDKFITKDESTETYKY, encoded by the coding sequence ATGGAATTTGTTGGTACAATGACGGATAATGGccctttcaaaaatgaggAATATCATGGATCTCTAAGTGGAGAAGCAAATTCAAGTGACAATTTAGAGCTGTATCATCGATTTAACGATGAGAGAAACCCCAAGTACCAAGCGATGATCGCTGAATTGCATGACTTCTTTCGCCTTACTTTGGCGGAAACTATAAACGTAACTGATATTGACGGGTTAAAATATGATAATATTAAGGTTACTAAATTTAGAGAGCTAATGCCCAGAATGCTGAATAACTGTCGCGAATTAACACAAAGGAAGTCTTATATCCCCTTAGATTTAGAAATTAGCgagaatgaagaaaagcaaaagagaTTCCAGCTACTGCACCGACATCAAATCGTGTTGAgttttcaagaattttgTGATGAAATGGCCAAGTCAATAATTGAAGCACACGTTCTTAGCTTTTTGTCCAAATGTGAATATTCATATGACATCGTATCCAAACATTGGGCCTCCTTTTATaaattatttgaatatGTGATAGGCGCGCTTGGACCTATCATATCATATGTTCCTGTGAACTACCCTATgatcaaaaaagaactggGATTTGAGCTTCTGACGTTGTTTCAATATTACGACttcaaactttttgaaTGTATAAAAGCTAATTTTGGAGAAGAGTTCCCAATTCTTGTGACTGCTTCTATTCATCACTATATCCATATGTTTCCAATAACGAACATTATGTTAGAGAATGAAACTCCTATGCTCCGTATAATGTCTAATTGTAACTTCAATGTAGAGGGTCTGAGTCCCAAAAGttattatttgaaaacactAAAGGCTTATTTTGAAGAGGAACCAAATTTAGGTCCAAAGCTGGAAActtttagaaattttaaagTACTACTAACAAGAAATGCACTGTTAGCGTCGCTGTTTTTTCCCGAATGGGTGAGTGACGCAAATGATTTATTTATAGGGCACCTACTGCTGAATAAATACTCCATCAGTCAGTACattgaaattggaaaaaacaCATACgatgaacaaaaagagCGATACTTCAAGACTGAGACAAGTTTTAGTCTATTGATGTTTAGAAATGCGTTTGAGGCAAGAAATATGCTGAAAGAGTTTAAGGAATTTTGTGATGATGTAATTTCAGAAAAGTTGGGAGCTGCATATGGAGCCAATCACGACACTGAAAAGCTCTTCGATGAAGTGGTTCAACTGGCTAACGTAGACCACTTAAAAATTTATTCCGATACCTTAGAACATCATTTATGCGAATTGCTAGGGAGCACTAGTAAAGCCATTGAACACTATGTCAAGTATTTTGAATCTCACCTATTCAGGCTTGTGAGGAAgataaaagcaaaaagaacTGAGTTATCCAGGGACGCGAAAAAGAAGTACCTCTACGAAAATATCCCCATATTGAGACTAAAGTTTGTCAACCTCCCCACGTTTCctagtttttttgaaagatcaaTCTTCAGAAAGACAATTCTACAAAGTGACCAAGATTCTGTATTTGTTAAGGATATATTACCAGTTTATAAAGACTGCTTGATGGAACTTTTCAAGCAGAGAATCATAACGAACGTTTCACAAGAGGACGAAATGCTCTACCGCGATCAGTATCAACCGTATCTGTCACAGTTCTTCCAACCAGTGGAGGTTATGGCAGATTTAAAAATTAAGTACGCGTCGTTCTTGTCCTTTTACGAGAACATCGAAGTTGCGGTCAAGTTTGGCAAGAAGTACAATGAAGACAATTATAGTTCGTTCTTCCCACTTATTTTTGACAGAGAAAGAATTCCCAAAATTTTCCAGCAATCTAATGACGAGcttggaaaaaatttcattttacCTCAAGAGATGGACAGTATATGGAACGAATTTTTATCCAGTTTTCACCAGGATAACAGGCTAAAAGATTCTGATACGTCCAAGAAGGAACTATACCCGATGTGGAATTTGCATCATTGTGATGTGGAATCCCCCTACACAATACCCCAGGGGGGCTATCTGACATTCGAATTGACCCTTTTCCAAACCTGCGTATTGACTTTATTCAATGATAGCAATCGCCTGACATTTCAGAGCATCTCAGAGCAAACAAAGCTAGGGAATAAGGACTTGatgttgattttgaagtCGTTTTTAAACTACAAAATCGTGACGAGAGACAATGAAAATACCTACAAGATAAATGAGAACTTCCAACCTGATTTGAGGAAAGTGAAGAATGGTAAACTACGTGTAGTGCTACCGAGAAACACCTCCATGCAAATCAGCAGTAACTCGACCAATGGGAGAAGTAGTTCTTTGCACCACGAGGGAAGTAATTCACAGTGGACTCAAGAACTACTGAAGACTTGCATTACCAGGTCTGTCAAGGGCGAGAAAGAGGGACTCAGCTACGACCGTCTATTCGAGACGGTCAAGCAACAAATAAAAGGCTTCAGCGTTGGCGAGTTCAGGGACGCCCTGGCCAAACTCCTGCGAGACAAGTTCATAACCAAGGACGAGTCTACAGAGACCTACAAGTACTAA
- the MTR4 gene encoding ATP-dependent RNA helicase MTR4 encodes MDSTDLFDVFEEAPAELPTDNYEEKNANTNVEDSLDVPQEKKHDLEEEEDLNGDNKKIRANKSKTEDKSKKPVVPVLADSFEQEASREVDASKGLTNSETLQAERDGKVRLSHQVRHQVALPPNYDYTPIAEHKRVNEARTYPFTLDPFQDTAVSCIDRGESVLVSAHTSAGKTVVAEYAIAQSLKNKQRVIYTSPIKALSNQKYRELLAEFGDVGLMTGDITINPDAGCLVMTTEILRSMLYRGSEVMREVAWVIFDEVHYMRDKERGVVWEETIILLPDKVRYVFLSATIPNAMEFAEWICKIHSQPCHIVYTNFRPTPLQHYLFPAHGDGIYLVVDEKSTFREENFQKAMASISNQVGDDPNSTDSRGKKGQTYKGGSAKGDAKGDIYKIVKMIWKKKYNPVIVFSFSKRDCEELALKMSKLDFNSDDEKDALTKIFNNAIALLPETDRELPQIKHILPLLRRGIGIHHSGLLPILKEVIEILFQEGFLKVLFATETFSIGLNMPAKTVVFTSVRKWDGQQFRWVSGGEYIQMSGRAGRRGLDDRGIVIMMIDEKMEPQVAKGMVKGQADRLDSAFHLGYNMILNLMRVEGISPEFMLEHSFFQFQNVISVPVMEKKLIELKKESDDIEVEDEENVKEYYEIEQAIKGYREDVRQVITHPANVLSFLQPGRLVELSVNGKDNYGWGTVVDFAKRINKRNPTAVYTDHESYIVNVVVNTMYIDSPVNLLKPFNPTFPEGIRPAEEGEKSICAIIPVTLDSIKSIGNLRLYMPKDIKASGQKETVGKSLKEVSRRFPDGIPMLDPIKNMKIEDADFLKLMKKIDVLNAKLSSNPLTNSMRLDELYGKYSRKHDLQKDMKQLKHKISESQAVIQLDDLRRRKRVLRRLGFCTPNDIIELKGRVACEISSGDELLLTELIFNGNFNELKPEQAAALLSCFAFQERCKEAPRLKAELSEPLKAMREIAAKIAKIMKDSKIEVVEKDYVESFRHELMEVVYEWCKGATFTQICKMTDVYEGSLIRMFKRLEELVKELVDVANTIGNSSLKEKMETVLKLIHRDIVSAGSLYL; translated from the coding sequence ATGGATTCTACCGATCTTTTCGACGTGTTCGAGGAAGCCCCGGCTGAACTCCCTACGGATAattatgaagaaaaaaatgccaaTACCAATGTGGAAGATAGCCTGGATGTCCCtcaggaaaagaaacatgacctcgaagaagaagaagatcttAATGGcgataacaagaaaattagAGCCAATAAGAGTAAAACGGAAgataaaagcaaaaagCCTGTTGTGCCAGTTTTAGCGGATTCGTTCGAGCAAGAAGCCTCCAGAGAAGTGGATGCATCCAAGGGACTAACGAATTCTGAAACTTTACAGGCTGAACGAGATGGTAAAGTCAGATTATCGCATCAAGTTCGTCATCAGGTAGCGTTACCACCAAACTATGATTACACGCCTATTGCTGAACATAAGAGAGTTAATGAAGCACGTACTTACCCATTTACGTTGGACCCTTTCCAAGACACCGCAGTCTCGTGTATAGATAGAGGTGAATCCGTTTTAGTTTCTGCGCACACTTCGGCTGGTAAGACTGTTGTCGCTGAATATGCCATTGCacaatctttaaaaaacaaacaaagagTCATATATACTTCTCCAATCAAGGCTctatcaaatcaaaaatatagaGAACTATTAGCTGAATTTGGCGATGTAGGTTTAATGACCGGTGATATTACAATCAATCCGGATGCAGGCTGTTTGGTCATGACCACTGAAATTTTAAGAAGTATGTTGTATAGAGGTAGTGAAGTCATGAGAGAAGTCGCTTGGGTCATTTTCGATGAAGTCCATTACATGAgagacaaagaaagaggtGTCGTGTGGGAAGAAACAATCATTTTATTGCCAGATAAGGTTCGTTACGTGTTCTTATCGGCCACTATCCCAAATGCAATGGAGTTTGCTGAATGGATCTGCAAAATTCATTCTCAACCATGTCATATCGTCTATACCAACTTCCGTCCAACACCTTTACAACATTATCTGTTCCCAGCTCATGGAGATGGTATTTATTTGGttgttgatgaaaagaGCACTTTTAGGGAggaaaatttccaaaaggcAATGGCTTCCATTAGTAATCAAGTAGGTGATGATCCAAACTCTACGGACTCAAGAGGTAAAAAGGGACAAACATATAAAGGTGGTTCTGCTAAGGGTGACGCGAAGGGTGATATCTACAAAATTGTCAAAatgatttggaagaaaaaatacaacCCAGTGATTGTATTTTCATTCAGTAAGCGTGACTGTGAAGAACTGGCTCTGAAAATGTCTAAACTAGACTTTAattctgatgatgaaaaggatGCGTTGActaaaatcttcaataatGCCATCGCGTTGTTACCAGAAACCGACAGAGAGTTGCCCCAAATTAAGCACATTTTGCCATTGTTACGAAGAGGTATCGGTATCCATCATTCCGGTTTACTACCTATACTGAAGGAAGTCATTGAAATTCTATTTCAAGAAGGGTTTTTAAAGGTGCTGTTTGCAAcagaaactttttcaattggaCTAAATATGCCTGCTAAGACAGTTGTTTTCACATCTGTTAGAAAATGGGACGGTCAACAATTCCGTTGGGTTTCGGGAGGTGAATACATTCAAATGTCCGGTCGTGCTGGTCGTCGTGGTTTGGATGATCGTGGTATTGTCATTATGATGATCGATGAAAAGATGGAGCCTCAAGTAGCAAAAGGTATGGTCAAGGGTCAAGCCGATAGATTGGATTCAGCTTTCCATTTAGGATATAACATGATTCTCAATTTGATGAGAGTAGAAGGTATTTCTCCAGAATTCATGTTGGAACACtctttcttccaatttcaaaatgttaTTTCAGTTCCAGtcatggaaaaaaaactcattgaattgaaaaaggagTCCGATGATATTGAAGTcgaggatgaagaaaatgtgAAAGAATATTACGAGATTGAGCAAGCTATTAAGGGTTACCGCGAAGACGTTCGTCAAGTTATTACACATCCAGCAAACGTTTTAAGTTTCCTACAACCAGGTAGATTAGTTGAATTATCCGTCAATGGTAAGGACAACTATGGCTGGGGTACTGTTGTTGATTTTGCCAAAAGAATTAACAAACGTAATCCAACTGCTGTTTATACAGACCATGAATCATATATTGTCAATGTGGTTGTGAATACCATGTACATAGACTCTCCAGTTAATTTGTTAAAGCCTTTCAACCCAACATTCCCAGAAGGGATTCGTCCAGCTGAAGAAGGCGAAAAGAGCATATGTGCTATCATTCCTGTAACGTTGGATTCAATCAAATCTATTGGTAATTTGAGGTTATATATGCCCAAGGATATTAAAGCTAGCGgccaaaaagaaaccgTTGGAAAGTCTTTGAAGGAAGTGAGTCGCAGATTCCCAGATGGGATCCCTATGCTTGATCCTATCAAAAACATGAAGATCGAAGATGCTGACTTTTTGAAgctgatgaagaagatcgATGTTTTGAACGCAAAGCTGTCTTCTAATCCTTTGACTAACTCTATGAGATTAGACGAGTTATATGGTAAATACAGCAGGAAGCATGATTTGCAAAAAGACATGAAACAATTAAAGCACAAAATATCAGAATCACAAGCTGTCATCCAACTAGATGACCTTCGTCGCCGTAAGAGAGTGTTGCGTCGGTTGGGATTCTGCACTCCTAATGACATTATTGAACTAAAAGGTAGAGTCGCATGCGAAATTTCCAGTGGTGATGAGCTATTATTAACAGAATTGATCTTTAACGGTAACTTCAATGAATTAAAACCGGAACAAGCAGCTGCCTTGTTATCTTGTTTTGCATTCCAGGAACGTTGTAAAGAAGCACCTAGGTTGAAAGCAGAATTGTCTGAACCTTTGAAGGCCATGAGAGAAATTGCAGCCAAGATTGCCAAGATCATGAAGGATTCCAAGATCGAAGTTGTGGAGAAAGATTACGTTGAAAGTTTCAGACATGAATTGATGGAAGTTGTTTATGAATGGTGTAAAGGTGCTACATTTACGCAAATCTGTAAAATGACTGACGTTTACGAAGGGTCGTTGATCAGAATGTTCAAGAGGTTGGAAGAACTGGTTAAGGAACTCGTGGACGTTGCCAACACTATCGGTAACTCCTCTCTTAAGGAAAAGATGGAAACTGTCCTGAAATTAATTCATAGAGATATAGTTTCCGCTGGGTCTTTGTATTTATAG
- the IRC8 gene encoding Irc8p → MCQDSVRSGGRAGFLGIKFGSALLSITTGAIAIALLCKFHHTEAVLVVIVCSTLLYGIPSLISFITETVFAPSRFRIGYFYNILNFALPLITLGCTVGYFHDTLRDQTSIQNESHKVYITTLDSLLIFTLFINGIQLGSFLKDLNVDHFGDTDYTSNNTNASQYDKEENMVDIGRFVPLKNSSQTLTPDLELLHGGPNNMDNVAWVINELSMNTNANKTTASDENSNSSVIRHNLGPMPSKTNFTSKQYPKKPSHSHFSKLKKYNTFFLGPIENRYKKNAQPSVKVPKENNGSHRNEARSSTISDISKSFLNFLALNEKNGNSSSAGKTPSEGRVSMIITEENNTPKHKISHDSHSIESPNLKLEREAIERINSALLPACLRVTDRIISTQQSIQNEQSYQTTPLIPQMENEGDCCIQDILMTNELQDIPQIPRIVSDSVYNIGQEYTNHVELPAHVTLEMWEKDQENILRKVTTNLAGNKLLPPFRFTSKSDIDPNSSPTELEVELHTQNNFSFPFKKEGSHIAASNELDQQDFKNSDTISELDEYLHDASIQEEDAGHLIEDSLNQNNISSTTIDNIPKDTARFGTRHSPTKSIISMISGSGSVKHQRSHSTLNNFLTGHSRNNSQINQLLQGSSSNMMSNTSPHASPTKSLRMRFGKKLSLSNISDTMSPYESSLTDSMNYSFGHDRKKNQSIDFSYVRTLQSSHSPTKSTSGNSRRDSINNGRPHSVANERALRTASTLFYLQQNNATCTLNAKEPVLEPPQSIRSLSSGSGQESTGSGAGYPEVVFSEYDREKWNVLRTLRQIAPETTLERAS, encoded by the coding sequence GCCAAGATTCTGTTAGGAGTGGCGGCAGGGCTGGTTTTTTGGGAATCAAATTCGGAAGTGCTCTTCTATCAATCACCACAGGCGCCATTGCTATTGCACTGCTCTGTAAGTTTCATCACACCGAAGCTGTCCTAGTGGTTATCGTGTGCTCGACGTTATTGTATGGTATACCCTCTTTAATATCATTCATCACAGAAACTGTATTTGCGCCCAGCAGATTCCGTATTGGGTACTTTTACAACATTCTTAATTTTGCATTACCACTGATCACTTTGGGTTGTACAGTGGGCTATTTCCATGACACTTTGAGAGATCAAACATCCATTCAAAACGAGTCTCATAAGGTCTATATCACGACGTTGGACTCTTTACTAATTTTCACTCTTTTCATCAACGGTATACAGTTAGGCTCCTTCTTAAAAGATCTTAACGTGGATCACTTCGGCGACACTGATTATACCAGCAACAATACGAATGCTAGTCAGTATGACAAGGAGGAGAATATGGTCGATATTGGCAGGTTTGTGCCActtaaaaattcttcacAGACACTAACACCAGATTTGGAGTTATTACATGGTGGTCCCAATAATATGGACAATGTAGCATGGGTGATTAATGAACTCTCTATGAATACAAATGCAAACAAAACCACAGCGTCGGATGAAAACTCGAATTCTTCAGTTATTCGGCATAATTTAGGTCCAATGCCTTCCAAAACAAACTTTACCTCCAAACAGTATCCTAAAAAACCATCACATTCACATTTTTCTaagctgaaaaaatacaatactttctttttaggTCCTATAGAAAATagatacaaaaaaaacgcCCAACCAAGTGTCAAGGTCCCAAAAGAGAACAATGGAAGCCATAGAAATGAGGCCAGATCATCAACCATCTCTGATATCTCTAAAagctttttgaattttctagcattaaatgaaaaaaacggAAACTCATCTTCCGCAGGAAAGACGCCAAGTGAAGGAAGAGTTTCCATGATTATTACCGAAGAAAACAACACTCCAAAGCACAAGATATCTCACGATTCGCATTCTATTGAATCTCCGAATTTGAAACTAGAGAGAGAGGCcattgaaagaattaaTAGTGCTTTGCTCCCTGCATGTTTGAGAGTTACAGATAGAATCATTTCCACACAACAAAGCATTCAAAATGAACAATCATACCAGACAACACCGTTAATACCGCAAATGGAAAACGAAGGTGATTGCTGTATCCAAGATATCTTGATGACTAATGAATTACAAGACATTCCACAAATCCCAAGGATAGTCTCAGATAGCGTATACAATATCGGCCAAGAATACACTAACCATGTGGAACTGCCTGCTCATGTCACCTTGGAAATGTGGGAAAAGGACCAGGAGAATATACTTCGAAAAGTAACGACAAACCTGGCTGGTAATAAATTACTACCTCCTTTCCGATTTACCTCTAAGAGTGATATAGATCCAAATTCTTCACCCACTGAATTGGAAGTAGAATTGCATACACAAAATAACTTTAGCTTCCCCTTTAAGAAAGAAGGATCACACATTGCTGCATCAAATGAACTCGATCAACAAGACTTTAAAAATTCAGACACCATTAGCGAACTAGATGAATATTTGCACGATGCAAGTATTCAAGAAGAGGATGCAGGTCACTTAATCGAAGACAGTTTAAACCAGAACAATATATCCTCCACTACTATCGACAATATCCCAAAGGACACAGCTAGATTTGGTACCAGGCATTCTCCAACTAAATCTATAATTTCCATGATCAGCGGATCCGGAAGTGTCAAGCATCAGCGTTCACATAGCACCCTAAACAACTTCCTTACTGGTCATTCAAGAAACAATTCTCAAATAAATCAACTTCTACAGGGCTCCTCTTCTAACATGATGTCCAATACCTCACCGCATGCTTCTCCGACCAAATCATTAAGAATGAGATTCGGAAAGAAACTCTCATTATCAAACATCTCTGATACAATGTCGCCGTATGAGAGTAGCCTAACAGATTCAATGAACTATTCTTTCGGCCATGATCGCAAGAAAAACCAGAGTATCGACTTTAGCTACGTGCGTACTTTACAAAGTAGTCATTCGCCTACAAAATCAACCTCAGGAAATTCGCGTCGTGACTCTATAAACAATGGTAGACCTCATAGTGTTGCTAATGAAAGAGCACTCAGAACAGCAAGCACATTATTCTACCTCCAACAGAACAACGCCACGTGTACGCTGAATGCGAAAGAGCCAGTTTTGGAACCGCCACAATCTATACGCTCATTATCAAGTGGCTCTGGGCAAGAATCGACAGGATCTGGAGCTGGTTATCCAGAAGTGGTATTCAGCGAATACGACAGAGAAAAATGGAACGTTCTAAGAACCTTACGTCAAATAGCACCCGAAACAACTTTAGAGCGGGCCAGTTGA
- the CHM7 gene encoding phosphatidic acid-binding protein CHM7, whose amino-acid sequence MKLELPESRLPSLYRDFRPLKDLNPDGYDANINTWKEYLRERYISCSGKVTFAIGTRLLQELTHEVYGVPKSIDMVIDALVSEGDLVPMEVFHRGGLYSDNNKPGFWRWIRNWKGSTNTYKSRRDESNFYLKEDEFVIKTRLEKEYQRFHDLLKNSMFTKASTITDLVFTVNDFVTEESIGPFFETYNEMAKKIFLFFLENYKHVIISKDNVVKIIAPEVEDVISRFSKDVTENDVRIATVKVGILNISKQITRLRKEIDKSEARLNDPEFNDLPNKIRIEYKQTRLLSERHLSKLLKFQNNLVEVRSQIDTSLTNAMLFQTLSESNEVIKSINGYIGSTEKVEDLLEEIKEGHDRTEEINDLLTNYKTGQDNDEDEEIERELEKLQLDEMNKNRENDSNRNADESKESSNEDLLDRLNSLKIDTSEEPVKNDTSQDREKRKVMVEELH is encoded by the coding sequence ATGAAATTGGAATTACCAGAATCCAGATTGCCGTCCTTATATAGGGATTTTAGGCCATTGAAAGATTTAAACCCTGATGGCTACGATGCAAACATCAACACATGGAAGGAGTACTTACGCGAACGGTATATCAGTTGCTCAGGTAAAGTCACATTTGCGATAGGAACGAGACTATTGCAAGAGTTAACTCATGAGGTTTATGGAGTGCCAAAAAGTATCGATATGGTAATCGATGCCCTTGTTAGCGAAGGAGATCTGGTGCCTATGGAAGTCTTCCACCGAGGTGGTTTATACTCTGATAATAACAAGCCTGGATTTTGGAGGTGGATTAGAAACTGGAAAGGATCCACGAATACCTATAAGAGCAGAAGAGATGAATCTAATTTTTACTTGAAGGAAGATGAATTTGTTATCAAGACAAGATTGGAAAAGGAGTATCAAAGATTTCATGACCTACTGAAAAATAGCATGTTTACAAAAGCTTCAACTATTACAGATTTGGTATTCACAGTGAACGATTTTGTAACTGAGGAGAGTATAGGGCCCTTTTTTGAGACTTATAATGAAATGGcaaagaagatttttttattttttttggagaatTATAAGCACGTCATAATTTCGAAGGATAATGTCGTCAAAATCATTGCACCCGAGGTTGAAGATGTAATTAGTAGATTTTCTAAAGACGTCACAGAAAACGACGTTAGAATTGCTACTGTTAAAGTTGGGATACTGAACATTAGCAAACAAATTACAAGACTACGAAAAGAGATTGATAAATCTGAAGCTAGGCTGAATGATCCCGAGTTCAACGATCTACCTAATAAAATACGGATTGAATATAAACAGACCAGATTATTATCTGAAAGACACCTTTCCaaacttttgaagtttcaaaataacTTGGTTGAAGTACGAAGCCAAATAGATACCAGTCTTACCAACGCAATGTTATTTCAAACTCTGAGCGAATCCAATGAAGTAATTAAATCGATCAACGGGTACATTGGATCAACTGAAAAAGTGGAAGACTTGctagaagaaatcaaagaggGACACGATCGTACAGAAGAGATCAACGATCTTTTGACTAATTACAAAACAGGGCAAGAcaacgatgaagacgaagaaattgaaagagaGCTAGAAAAATTACAACTTGATGAGATGAATAAGAACAGAGAAAACGACTCAAACCGGAATGCGGATGagtcaaaagaaagtagTAACGAAGACTTGTTGGATAGACTGAACAGTTTGAAAATAGATACGAGTGAAGAACCTGTGAAGAATGATACGAGTCAAGATAGAGAAAAGAGGAAAGTTATGGTGGAAGAACTACATTAA